Proteins from a single region of Pithys albifrons albifrons isolate INPA30051 chromosome 12, PitAlb_v1, whole genome shotgun sequence:
- the LOC139677511 gene encoding chymotrypsinogen 2-like isoform X2 has protein sequence MAMLWLLSCLALAGFAHCGVPAITPVIRGYTRIVNGEPAVPGSWPWQVSLQRYGNFHFCGGSLISENWVVTAAHCGVRTTDTVVVGAYDQNAPGPDEQRLTIEKVFKNPKFNMLTVRDDITLIKLATPAKFSDRVSPVCLPKATDEFPGGMTCVTTGWGLTDSSASQTPAVLQQAALPLLTNAQCKEFWGFRIRDVMICAGADGASSCMGDSGGPLVCQKDGAWTLVGIVSWGSSTCDTQVPGVYARVTMLRDWVNSILEAN, from the exons ATGGCTatgctgtggctgctgagctgcctggCGCTGGCGGGCTTTGCCC ACTGCGGCGTGCCCGCCATCACACCCGTCATCCGCGGCTACACCCGCATCGTCAACGGGGAGCCGGCAGTGCCAGGGtcctggccatggcaggtgTCCCTCCAG CGCTACGGTAACTTCCACTTCTGCGGTGGGTCGCTGATCAGCGAGAACTGGGTGGTCACCGCTGCCCACTGTGGCGTCAG GACAACCGACACCGTGGTGGTTGGTGCCTACGACCAGAATGCGCCCGGCCCTGATGAGCAGAGGCTGACCATCGAGAAG GTCTTCAAGAACCCCAAGTTCAACATGCTGACCGTGCGTGATGACATCACCCTGATCAAACTGGCCACTCCAGCTAAGTTCTCGGACCGTGTGTCCCCCGTTTGCCTGCCCAAGGCCACTGATGAATTCCCAGGAGGCATGACCTGCGTCACTACTGGCTGGGGGCTCACTGACTCCAGTG CCTCCCAGACCCCCGCGGTGCTGCAGCAGgcggctctgcccctgctcacCAACGCCCAGTGCAAGGAGTTCTGGGGCTTCCGTATCCGCGATGTGATGATCTGTGCCGGCGCCGACGGAGCCTCCTCCTGCATG GGCGACTCCGGGGGCCCGCTGGTGTGCCAGAAGGACGGCGCCTGGACCCTGGTGGGCATCgtctcctggggcagcagcacctgcgACACGCAGGTGCCCGGCGTCTATGCCCGCGTCACCATGCTGCGCGACTGGGTCAACTCCATCCTGGAGGCCAACTGA
- the LOC139677472 gene encoding chymotrypsinogen 2-like isoform X2: MAMLWLLSCLALAGFAHCGVPAITPVIRGYTRIVNGEPAVPGSWPWQVSLQRYGNFHFCGGSLISENWVVTAAHCGVRTTDTVVVGAYDQNAPGPDEQRLTIEKVFKNPKFNMLTVRDDITLIKLATPAKFSDRVSPVCLPKATDEFPGGMTCVTTGWGLTDSSASQTPAVLQQAALPLLTNAQCKEFWGFRIRDVMICAGADGASSCMGDSGGPLVCQKDGAWTLVGIVSWGSSTCDTQVPGVYARVTMLRDWVNSILEAN, translated from the exons ATGGCTatgctgtggctgctgagctgcctggCGCTGGCGGGCTTTGCCC ACTGCGGCGTGCCCGCCATCACACCCGTCATCCGCGGCTACACCCGCATCGTCAACGGGGAGCCGGCAGTGCCAGGGtcctggccatggcaggtgTCCCTCCAG CGCTACGGTAACTTCCACTTCTGTGGCGGGTCGCTGATCAGCGAGAACTGGGTGGTCACCGCTGCCCACTGTGGCGTCAG GACAACCGACACCGTGGTGGTTGGTGCCTACGACCAGAATGCGCCCGGCCCTGATGAGCAGAGGCTGACCATCGAGAAG GTCTTCAAGAACCCCAAGTTCAACATGCTGACCGTGCGTGATGACATCACCCTGATCAAACTGGCCACTCCAGCTAAGTTCTCGGACCGTGTGTCCCCCGTTTGCCTGCCCAAGGCCACTGATGAATTCCCAGGAGGCATGACCTGCGTCACTACTGGCTGGGGGCTCACTGACTCCAGTG CCTCCCAGACCCCCGCGGTGCTGCAGCAGgcggctctgcccctgctcacCAACGCCCAGTGCAAGGAGTTCTGGGGCTTCCGCATCCGCGATGTGATGATCTGTGCCGGCGCCGACGGAGCCTCCTCCTGCATG GGCGACTCCGGGGGCCCGCTGGTGTGCCAGAAGGACGGCGCCTGGACCCTGGTGGGCATCgtctcctggggcagcagcacctgcgACACGCAGGTGCCCGGCGTCTATGCCCGCGTCACCATGCTGCGCGACTGGGTCAACTCCATCCTGGAGGCCAACTGA
- the LOC139677472 gene encoding chymotrypsinogen 2-like isoform X1 encodes MAMLWLLSCLALAGFARAVAELPSHGHLCPADCGVPAITPVIRGYTRIVNGEPAVPGSWPWQVSLQRYGNFHFCGGSLISENWVVTAAHCGVRTTDTVVVGAYDQNAPGPDEQRLTIEKVFKNPKFNMLTVRDDITLIKLATPAKFSDRVSPVCLPKATDEFPGGMTCVTTGWGLTDSSASQTPAVLQQAALPLLTNAQCKEFWGFRIRDVMICAGADGASSCMGDSGGPLVCQKDGAWTLVGIVSWGSSTCDTQVPGVYARVTMLRDWVNSILEAN; translated from the exons ATGGCTatgctgtggctgctgagctgcctggCGCTGGCGGGCTTTGCCCGTGCC GTGGCTGAGCTCCCGTCCCACGGCCATTTGTGCCCTGCAGACTGCGGCGTGCCCGCCATCACACCCGTCATCCGCGGCTACACCCGCATCGTCAACGGGGAGCCGGCAGTGCCAGGGtcctggccatggcaggtgTCCCTCCAG CGCTACGGTAACTTCCACTTCTGTGGCGGGTCGCTGATCAGCGAGAACTGGGTGGTCACCGCTGCCCACTGTGGCGTCAG GACAACCGACACCGTGGTGGTTGGTGCCTACGACCAGAATGCGCCCGGCCCTGATGAGCAGAGGCTGACCATCGAGAAG GTCTTCAAGAACCCCAAGTTCAACATGCTGACCGTGCGTGATGACATCACCCTGATCAAACTGGCCACTCCAGCTAAGTTCTCGGACCGTGTGTCCCCCGTTTGCCTGCCCAAGGCCACTGATGAATTCCCAGGAGGCATGACCTGCGTCACTACTGGCTGGGGGCTCACTGACTCCAGTG CCTCCCAGACCCCCGCGGTGCTGCAGCAGgcggctctgcccctgctcacCAACGCCCAGTGCAAGGAGTTCTGGGGCTTCCGCATCCGCGATGTGATGATCTGTGCCGGCGCCGACGGAGCCTCCTCCTGCATG GGCGACTCCGGGGGCCCGCTGGTGTGCCAGAAGGACGGCGCCTGGACCCTGGTGGGCATCgtctcctggggcagcagcacctgcgACACGCAGGTGCCCGGCGTCTATGCCCGCGTCACCATGCTGCGCGACTGGGTCAACTCCATCCTGGAGGCCAACTGA
- the LDHD gene encoding probable D-lactate dehydrogenase, mitochondrial — translation MALRRVLALGAAVGHRSCCTKPSLPPDFVEALRAVVGAPNVSMAAAVREQHGHDESMHPCAPPDAVVWPQSVGQVQELAALCYRCRVPMVPFGTGTGLEGGVNAVQGGVCFDLSRMDSIAELSLEDFSVTVEPGVTRKALNSHLRGTGLWFPVDPGADASLCGMAATGASGTNAVRYGTMRPNVLNLRVVLPDGRLLHTAGPGRQARKRAAGYDLTSLFVGSEGTLGFLTQATLRLHPLPEATGATIASFPSVGAAVACTVQVLQAAVPVARIEFLDEVMADACGRYSGMGLAAAATLLLELHGSRHGLAEQQRQMEEIVGLNGGSGLAWAEEPEERGRLWSMRHNAWYAALALRPGCQGYSTDVCVPISRLPSVVVETKQDLQDSGLTGPMVGHVGDGNFHCILVFNSQDPAEAERVHAFTQRLGRRALAAGGTCTGEHGVGLGKRALLLEELGQEGLDTLRSIKAALDPHNLMNPGKVL, via the exons ATGGCCCTGCGGCgggtgctggcactgggggcagcCGTGGGGCACCGCAGCTGCTGCACCAAG CCCTCGCTGCCCCCCGACTTTGTGGAAGCCCTGAGGGCCGTGGTCGGGGCTCCCAATGTCTCCATGGCCGCGGCGGTGCGGGAGCAGCACGGCCACGATGAGTCCATGCACCC ctgtgcccccccgGATGCCGTGGTGTGGCCCCAGTCGGTGGGGCAGGTCCAGGAGTTGGCCGCACTCTGCTACCGCTGCCGTGTGCCCATGGTGCCCTTTGGCACTGGCACCGGCCTCGAGGGTGGTGTCAACGCCGTGCAG GGCGGCGTCTGCTTCGACCTGAGCCGCATGGACAGCATCGCAGAGCTGAGCCTCGAGGACTTCTCGGTGACAGTGGAGCCCGGTGTCACCCGCAAGGCTCTCAACAGCCACCTGCGTGGCACTGGGCTCTGGTTCCCTGTCG ACCCTGGGGCGGATGCCTCCCTGTGTGGCATGGCAGCCACCGGTGCCTCAGGCACCAACGCGGTGCGCTACGGCACAATGCGTCCCAACGTGCTCAACCTGCGCGTGGTGCTGCCAGACGGGCGCCTGCTCCACACCGCCGGCCCCGGGCGCCAGgccag AAAGCGAGCAGCCGGCTACGACCTGACCTCACTCTTCGTGGGCTCCGAGGGCACCCTGGGCTTCTTGACCCAGGCCACACTGCGCCTGCACCCACTGCCTGAGGCCACCGGTGCCACCATCGCCTCCTTCCCCAGCGTGGGTGCGGCTGTGGCTTGCACCGTGCAGGTGCTGCAGGCTGCCGTGCCCGTGGCCCGCATCG AGTTCCTGGATGAGGTGATGGCTGATGCCTGTGGTCGCTACAGTGGGATgggactggcagcagcagccacactcCTTCTGGAGCTCCATGGCTCCCGGCATGgcctggctgagcagcagcGGCAGATGG AGGAGATTGTGGGACTGAACGGTGGCTCTGGCCTGGCCTGGGCGGAGGAGCCGGAGGAGCGTGGGCGCCTCTGGTCGATGCGCCACAACGCCTGGTACGCCGCGCTGGCCCTGCGGCCCGGATGCCAG GGCTACTCCACGGATGTCTGTGTGCCCATCTCCCGCCTGCCCAGCGTGGTGGTGGAGACCAAGCAGGATCTGCAGGACTCTGGCCTCACCG GACCCATGGTGGGACATGTAGGCGATGGCAACTTCCACTGCATCCTCGTCTTCAACTCCCAGGACCCAGCAGAGGCCGAGCGTGTCCACGCCTTCACCCAGCGCCTGGGCAG GCGGGCACTGGCGGCGGGGGGCACCTGCACTGGGGAGCACGGCGTGGGGCTGGGCAAGCgggcactgctgctggaggagcttgGCCAGGAGGGACTGGACACCCTGCGCTCCATCAAGGCTGCACTGGACCCCCACAACCTCATGAACCCTGGCAAGGTGCTCTGA
- the LOC139677511 gene encoding chymotrypsinogen 2-like isoform X1: MAMLWLLSCLALAGFARAVAELPSHGHLCPADCGVPAITPVIRGYTRIVNGEPAVPGSWPWQVSLQRYGNFHFCGGSLISENWVVTAAHCGVRTTDTVVVGAYDQNAPGPDEQRLTIEKVFKNPKFNMLTVRDDITLIKLATPAKFSDRVSPVCLPKATDEFPGGMTCVTTGWGLTDSSASQTPAVLQQAALPLLTNAQCKEFWGFRIRDVMICAGADGASSCMGDSGGPLVCQKDGAWTLVGIVSWGSSTCDTQVPGVYARVTMLRDWVNSILEAN, translated from the exons ATGGCTatgctgtggctgctgagctgcctggCGCTGGCGGGCTTTGCCCGTGCC GTGGCTGAGCTCCCGTCCCACGGCCATTTGTGCCCTGCAGACTGCGGCGTGCCCGCCATCACACCCGTCATCCGCGGCTACACCCGCATCGTCAACGGGGAGCCGGCAGTGCCAGGGtcctggccatggcaggtgTCCCTCCAG CGCTACGGTAACTTCCACTTCTGCGGTGGGTCGCTGATCAGCGAGAACTGGGTGGTCACCGCTGCCCACTGTGGCGTCAG GACAACCGACACCGTGGTGGTTGGTGCCTACGACCAGAATGCGCCCGGCCCTGATGAGCAGAGGCTGACCATCGAGAAG GTCTTCAAGAACCCCAAGTTCAACATGCTGACCGTGCGTGATGACATCACCCTGATCAAACTGGCCACTCCAGCTAAGTTCTCGGACCGTGTGTCCCCCGTTTGCCTGCCCAAGGCCACTGATGAATTCCCAGGAGGCATGACCTGCGTCACTACTGGCTGGGGGCTCACTGACTCCAGTG CCTCCCAGACCCCCGCGGTGCTGCAGCAGgcggctctgcccctgctcacCAACGCCCAGTGCAAGGAGTTCTGGGGCTTCCGTATCCGCGATGTGATGATCTGTGCCGGCGCCGACGGAGCCTCCTCCTGCATG GGCGACTCCGGGGGCCCGCTGGTGTGCCAGAAGGACGGCGCCTGGACCCTGGTGGGCATCgtctcctggggcagcagcacctgcgACACGCAGGTGCCCGGCGTCTATGCCCGCGTCACCATGCTGCGCGACTGGGTCAACTCCATCCTGGAGGCCAACTGA